Proteins encoded by one window of Martelella endophytica:
- a CDS encoding TfoX/Sxy family protein — MAIDEALSARLRDRLAGLEGVSEKKMFGGLCFMVNGHMVAAASRRNGEGRYLFRIGKENADAAARLGQSEPMIHNGRRMSGFYFVDADDCSDADFAEWMSVAVENAFSLPPKP, encoded by the coding sequence ATGGCCATTGACGAGGCGCTCTCGGCCCGCCTCCGTGACCGGCTCGCCGGCCTCGAAGGGGTCAGCGAGAAGAAGATGTTTGGCGGGCTCTGCTTCATGGTCAACGGCCACATGGTGGCCGCCGCAAGCCGCAGGAACGGCGAGGGGCGCTACCTGTTCCGCATCGGCAAGGAGAATGCCGATGCCGCGGCAAGGCTCGGCCAATCCGAGCCGATGATCCATAACGGCCGCAGGATGTCCGGCTTCTATTTCGTCGATGCCGACGATTGCTCCGATGCGGATTTTGCGGAATGGATGTCGGTCGCCGTCGAAAACGCATTCTCGCTACCGCCGAAGCCGTAG
- a CDS encoding argininosuccinate synthase — MATHKDVKKVVLAYSGGLDTSIILKWLQTELGAEVVTFTADLGQGEELEPARKKAENAGVKEIFIEDVREEFVKDFVFPMFRANAVYEGVYLLGTSIARPLISKHLIEIAEKTGADAIAHGATGKGNDQVRFEMSAYALNPDIKIIAPWRDWTFKSRTELLEFAEKHQIQIAKNKRGEAPFSVDANLLHSSSEGRVLEDPAVEAPEYVHMRTISPEAAPDKPTVIKIGFEKGDAVSINGERLSPASLLAKLNDYGRDNGIGRLDLVENRFVGMKSRGVYETPGGTILLTAHRAIESITLDRGAAHLKDELMPRYAELVYYGFWFSPERMMLQAAIDKSQEHVEGEVTLKLYKGNVMVIGRESDKSLYSEALVTFEDDHGAYDQKDAAGFIKLNSLRLRTLAKRDRS; from the coding sequence ATGGCAACGCACAAAGACGTCAAGAAGGTCGTTCTGGCCTATTCCGGCGGCCTCGACACCTCGATCATCCTGAAATGGCTCCAGACCGAACTCGGCGCTGAAGTCGTCACCTTTACCGCCGACCTCGGCCAGGGCGAAGAGCTCGAGCCGGCGCGCAAGAAGGCGGAAAACGCCGGCGTGAAGGAAATCTTCATCGAGGATGTGCGCGAGGAATTCGTCAAGGACTTCGTGTTCCCGATGTTCCGCGCCAATGCCGTCTATGAGGGCGTCTACCTGCTCGGCACCTCGATTGCCCGGCCGCTGATTTCAAAGCACCTGATCGAGATCGCCGAGAAGACCGGCGCCGACGCGATTGCCCATGGCGCCACGGGCAAGGGCAACGACCAGGTTCGTTTCGAAATGTCGGCCTATGCGCTGAACCCGGACATCAAGATCATCGCGCCCTGGCGTGACTGGACCTTCAAGAGCCGCACCGAGCTTCTGGAATTCGCCGAGAAGCACCAGATCCAGATCGCCAAGAACAAGCGCGGCGAGGCCCCCTTCTCCGTCGACGCCAACCTGCTGCACTCCTCCTCCGAGGGCCGCGTGCTGGAAGACCCGGCTGTCGAGGCGCCGGAATATGTGCACATGCGCACCATTTCGCCGGAAGCCGCCCCCGACAAGCCGACCGTCATCAAGATCGGCTTTGAAAAGGGTGATGCCGTCTCCATCAACGGCGAGCGCCTGAGCCCGGCTTCGCTTCTCGCCAAGCTCAACGACTATGGCCGCGACAACGGCATCGGCCGCCTCGACCTCGTCGAAAACCGCTTCGTCGGCATGAAGTCGCGCGGCGTTTACGAGACCCCCGGCGGCACCATTCTTCTGACGGCCCATCGCGCGATCGAGAGCATCACGCTCGACCGCGGAGCGGCGCACCTGAAGGATGAACTGATGCCGCGCTATGCCGAGCTCGTCTATTACGGCTTCTGGTTCTCGCCGGAACGCATGATGCTGCAGGCCGCCATCGACAAGAGCCAGGAGCATGTCGAGGGCGAAGTGACGCTGAAGCTCTACAAGGGTAACGTCATGGTCATCGGCCGCGAGAGCGACAAATCGCTCTATTCCGAAGCCCTCGTCACCTTCGAGGACGACCACGGCGCCTACGACCAGAAGGACGCCGCCGGCTTCATCAAGCTCAATTCCCTGCGCCTCCGGACGCTTGCGAAGCGCGACCGGAGCTGA
- a CDS encoding MarR family winged helix-turn-helix transcriptional regulator yields the protein MPEATADRLGFLLSDVARLFRAELERELAKAGLGVTPGEARALARISGSEGARQSDIALALGIEPMTLSRYLDGLESAGLVKRTADPKDGRAKCVTTTENAEALLTEIRALADDLFARLQDGLADDEKQMLRRALRTMRDNFARLER from the coding sequence ATGCCGGAAGCGACTGCCGACAGACTCGGCTTTCTGCTGAGTGATGTCGCCCGGTTGTTTCGGGCGGAACTTGAGCGCGAGCTGGCGAAGGCGGGTCTCGGCGTGACGCCGGGCGAGGCGCGCGCGCTTGCCCGCATCTCCGGTAGCGAAGGCGCCCGCCAGAGCGACATTGCCTTGGCGCTCGGCATCGAACCGATGACACTGTCGCGCTATCTGGACGGGCTGGAAAGCGCCGGACTGGTCAAGCGGACCGCGGACCCGAAGGACGGCCGGGCCAAATGCGTGACGACAACGGAAAACGCCGAAGCGCTGCTGACGGAAATCCGGGCGCTGGCCGACGACCTTTTCGCCCGGCTGCAGGACGGGCTTGCGGACGACGAGAAACAGATGCTGCGGCGCGCGCTCCGCACGATGCGAGACAATTTTGCGCGGCTTGAAAGATAA
- a CDS encoding gluconokinase, with translation MEINRPALVVMGVSGCGKSSAAAAIAGTIGGRMIEGDSYHPPENVEKMRNGIPLNDEDRAGWLERLAGVLADGVAAGEIPVLACSALKARYRDVLRSRTPGLGFVFLELTREAAFERVGHRPGHYMPSSLVDSQFAALEPPVEEDGVLTVDATRPLADIVTDVRDWLSRGI, from the coding sequence ATGGAAATCAATCGTCCGGCTTTGGTGGTCATGGGAGTTTCGGGCTGCGGCAAGTCGAGTGCCGCCGCGGCCATTGCAGGCACCATCGGTGGCCGGATGATCGAGGGCGACTCGTATCACCCGCCGGAAAACGTCGAGAAGATGCGCAACGGCATACCGCTCAATGACGAAGACCGCGCCGGCTGGCTCGAGCGACTTGCGGGCGTTCTCGCCGATGGCGTTGCCGCTGGCGAAATCCCCGTGCTTGCCTGCTCGGCGCTGAAGGCCCGTTATCGGGATGTTCTGCGCAGCAGGACGCCAGGGCTGGGTTTCGTATTCCTCGAACTGACCCGTGAGGCCGCCTTCGAGCGGGTCGGCCATCGCCCCGGCCACTATATGCCGTCAAGCCTGGTCGACAGCCAGTTCGCCGCGCTTGAGCCACCGGTCGAGGAAGATGGTGTGCTGACGGTCGATGCGACCCGCCCGCTGGCCGACATTGTGACGGATGTGCGCGACTGGCTTTCCAGGGGTATCTGA
- a CDS encoding multidrug effflux MFS transporter, with protein MSDTKGTTGKTLMSEGRTSLLGAALSMLGPFSLSLYTPAMPALTAAFGTTDAAIKASLSVFFGGFAFAMLVTGPLADAFGRRRTVVGFLAIYVVGSFLATFADDVPMLLAGRLIQGIGASVGLTVGRAIVRDQFIGEPAARIMNMIGIMLAVGPAIAPTFGGLILHFIGWKAIFFTMIAFGLGLGGLVLLLMPETGHPDPRKARPLPLAKAYWRLLGSPHFMAASLVIAASVGTLYALASILPFVLINIAGLTPSQFGMGMLMQTGLYFSGSVTFRFALRRFTSRAMVGAGLVFIALGATALAISTEVLPISYLSVMLPVGLFAFGIAFVMPYVTNAALLPFPDIAGSASAMMGFMQMGSGLVTGMIAAALGSPVLALQVVVPAMGAIAVICYIWLRFADRLPEEPSDEGGNAAEAGDDWSESTQRPAAMK; from the coding sequence ATGAGCGATACCAAAGGAACCACCGGCAAGACGCTGATGAGCGAGGGGCGCACCAGTCTGCTGGGCGCGGCGCTCTCCATGCTCGGGCCTTTTTCCCTGTCGCTCTATACGCCGGCCATGCCGGCGCTGACGGCCGCCTTCGGCACCACGGATGCCGCTATCAAGGCCTCCCTTTCGGTCTTCTTCGGCGGCTTTGCCTTCGCCATGCTGGTGACCGGCCCTCTGGCGGACGCGTTCGGACGGCGACGCACCGTCGTCGGCTTTCTGGCAATCTATGTGGTGGGCAGTTTCCTTGCGACATTTGCCGATGATGTGCCGATGCTGCTGGCCGGGCGGCTGATACAGGGTATCGGCGCCTCCGTCGGCCTCACCGTCGGCCGAGCGATCGTGCGCGATCAGTTCATCGGCGAACCCGCAGCGCGGATCATGAACATGATCGGCATCATGCTGGCGGTCGGCCCGGCCATCGCTCCCACTTTCGGCGGGCTGATCCTGCATTTCATCGGCTGGAAGGCGATATTCTTCACCATGATCGCTTTCGGCCTTGGTCTCGGCGGGCTGGTTCTGCTCTTGATGCCGGAGACCGGCCATCCGGATCCCAGGAAGGCGCGGCCCCTGCCGCTGGCCAAGGCCTATTGGCGGCTGCTTGGCAGTCCGCATTTCATGGCGGCCTCGCTGGTGATCGCGGCCTCTGTCGGCACGCTCTATGCGCTCGCCTCGATCCTGCCCTTCGTGCTGATCAACATTGCCGGCCTGACGCCGTCGCAGTTCGGCATGGGCATGCTGATGCAGACGGGGCTCTATTTCTCGGGCTCCGTCACCTTCCGCTTTGCGCTCCGCCGGTTCACCTCGCGGGCCATGGTCGGTGCCGGCCTGGTGTTCATTGCGCTCGGCGCCACGGCGCTCGCGATCTCGACCGAGGTTCTGCCGATTTCCTATCTCTCGGTGATGTTGCCGGTCGGCCTGTTTGCCTTCGGCATCGCCTTCGTCATGCCCTATGTCACCAATGCGGCTCTGCTTCCGTTCCCGGATATCGCCGGCTCGGCGTCGGCGATGATGGGCTTCATGCAGATGGGCTCCGGCCTCGTCACCGGCATGATCGCCGCCGCGCTCGGCTCGCCGGTGCTGGCCCTGCAGGTCGTGGTGCCGGCGATGGGCGCCATCGCCGTCATCTGCTACATCTGGCTACGCTTTGCCGACCGGCTTCCGGAGGAGCCTTCGGATGAAGGGGGCAACGCCGCCGAAGCCGGCGACGACTGGAGCGAAAGCACTCAGCGCCCGGCCGCCATGAAATGA
- a CDS encoding superoxide dismutase encodes MAFELPELPYAYDALAPYMSAETLEFHHDKHHNTYVTTGNKLAEEAGLGGLPVEEVMVKAYGSNQPLFNNAAQHFNHMHFWKWMKKDGGGTKLPGALESAISSDLGGYDKFKADFIAAGTGQFGSGWAWLAVKDGKLEIMKTPNGENPVVHGAKPILGVDVWEHSYYIDYRNARPKYLEAFVDSLINWDYVAELYEGATK; translated from the coding sequence ATGGCTTTTGAACTTCCTGAACTGCCCTATGCATATGATGCACTCGCGCCCTATATGTCGGCCGAGACGCTCGAATTTCACCACGACAAGCACCACAACACCTATGTGACCACCGGCAACAAGCTGGCGGAAGAGGCCGGCCTCGGCGGGCTTCCGGTCGAAGAGGTGATGGTCAAGGCCTATGGTTCCAACCAGCCGCTCTTCAACAACGCCGCCCAGCACTTCAACCACATGCATTTCTGGAAGTGGATGAAGAAGGACGGCGGCGGCACCAAGCTGCCGGGCGCGCTCGAAAGCGCGATCTCGTCCGATCTCGGCGGCTACGACAAGTTCAAGGCTGACTTCATCGCCGCCGGCACCGGCCAGTTCGGCTCCGGCTGGGCCTGGCTCGCCGTCAAGGACGGCAAGCTCGAAATCATGAAGACGCCGAACGGTGAAAACCCGGTGGTCCACGGCGCCAAGCCGATCCTCGGCGTCGACGTGTGGGAGCACTCCTACTACATCGACTACCGCAACGCCCGCCCGAAATACCTGGAAGCGTTCGTCGACAGCCTGATCAACTGGGACTACGTCGCCGAACTCTACGAAGGTGCCACCAAGTAA
- a CDS encoding riboflavin synthase, which yields MYTGIVQAVRPLADVTAYAGGKTFTVRFTDEQLEGLKLGASVNIEGVCLSVTGISGNNVTFDAMNATLERTNLGALEAGNDVNVERSAKMTDENGGHVIAGHIATTAALEEIRIADDGALIRFRVPEEWAKYIFPRGFLAVNGCSLTVAEVDDNLFTINLIPETLRQTTFCRYTAGDRLNIEVDHQTMVLVDVIERTVTRVLPGLVAKG from the coding sequence ATGTATACCGGCATCGTCCAGGCCGTCCGGCCGCTCGCCGACGTCACCGCCTATGCCGGCGGCAAGACCTTCACCGTCCGCTTCACCGATGAACAGCTCGAGGGCCTGAAGCTCGGCGCCAGCGTCAACATCGAGGGCGTCTGCCTGTCCGTCACCGGCATTTCCGGCAACAACGTCACCTTCGACGCGATGAACGCGACGCTGGAGCGCACCAATCTCGGCGCGCTCGAAGCGGGCAACGACGTCAATGTCGAACGCTCGGCAAAGATGACCGACGAAAACGGCGGCCATGTGATTGCCGGCCATATCGCCACCACCGCGGCGCTGGAGGAAATCAGGATCGCCGATGACGGCGCCCTGATCCGTTTCCGTGTGCCGGAAGAGTGGGCGAAATACATCTTCCCCCGCGGGTTTCTGGCGGTCAACGGCTGCAGCCTGACGGTCGCCGAGGTGGACGACAACCTCTTCACCATCAACCTCATCCCCGAAACGCTGCGCCAGACCACATTTTGCCGCTACACGGCAGGCGACCGTCTGAACATCGAGGTCGACCACCAGACCATGGTCCTGGTCGACGTCATCGAGCGTACGGTGACGCGGGTCCTGCCGGGGCTGGTGGCGAAGGGGTGA
- a CDS encoding SDR family NAD(P)-dependent oxidoreductase, protein MGQKDAGHEALKAGNAAVITGGASGIGLAAAKAFIGLGMNVMIADMKGERLVAAKAQLEPLAKEKGVKVLAQPTDVSDLSALEELECAAVQAFGKVHVLMNNAGIQPETGFFGKQMPWDRIIDVNLLGVINGTRIFTPGMVAHGEPALIINTGSKQGITTPPGNPAYNVAKAGVKALTEALQHDLRNREGCKVEAHLLIPGFVFTGLTANGRTEKPEGAWTPEQTVDFMLKSIAKGDFYILCPDGEVDRATDEKRMMWAMGDIVENRPPLSRWHPDYADAFKAFMSGSGDGH, encoded by the coding sequence ATGGGCCAGAAAGATGCGGGCCACGAAGCCCTGAAGGCGGGCAATGCGGCCGTCATCACCGGCGGTGCCTCGGGCATCGGCCTTGCCGCCGCGAAGGCTTTCATCGGCCTCGGCATGAACGTGATGATCGCCGACATGAAGGGCGAGCGGCTGGTGGCCGCCAAGGCTCAGCTTGAGCCGCTGGCGAAGGAAAAGGGCGTCAAGGTGCTGGCGCAGCCGACGGATGTTTCCGATCTTTCGGCGCTGGAAGAGCTCGAATGCGCCGCCGTCCAGGCCTTCGGCAAGGTGCATGTGCTGATGAACAATGCCGGCATCCAGCCGGAGACCGGCTTCTTCGGCAAGCAGATGCCGTGGGATCGCATCATCGATGTCAACCTTCTCGGCGTCATCAACGGCACCCGGATCTTCACGCCGGGCATGGTCGCGCACGGCGAACCGGCACTGATCATCAACACCGGCTCCAAACAGGGCATCACCACGCCGCCCGGCAACCCGGCCTATAACGTCGCCAAGGCCGGCGTGAAGGCGCTCACCGAGGCGCTGCAGCACGATCTGAGGAACCGCGAAGGCTGCAAGGTCGAGGCGCATCTCCTGATCCCCGGCTTCGTCTTCACCGGTCTGACCGCCAATGGCCGCACCGAAAAGCCGGAAGGCGCCTGGACGCCGGAACAGACCGTCGACTTCATGCTGAAAAGCATCGCCAAGGGCGATTTCTACATCCTTTGCCCGGATGGCGAGGTCGACCGCGCCACCGACGAGAAGCGGATGATGTGGGCGATGGGCGACATCGTCGAGAACCGGCCGCCGCTGTCGCGCTGGCACCCGGATTACGCCGACGCCTTCAAGGCCTTCATGAGCGGGAGCGGCGATGGCCATTGA
- a CDS encoding phosphoribosyltransferase family protein: MRESRTGENPMPHVTDQTWHVDVAGFPVDLPLVAIRPDFAISLMMVIDLGVRFGAHAGKQLADRLAPLKPDIVVGAATLGIPVAIEVTRALGLDHYVVLQKSPKIHLGDALTQTISSITSKGEQKLMLDRRSLPLLAGKRVVIVDDVVASGSSLQGSLDLVRKAGGMVAGIGVILTEAHD, encoded by the coding sequence TTGCGCGAAAGCAGAACCGGAGAAAACCCGATGCCCCACGTGACCGACCAGACCTGGCATGTCGACGTCGCCGGCTTTCCGGTCGATCTGCCGCTCGTTGCGATCCGGCCCGACTTCGCCATATCGCTGATGATGGTGATCGATCTCGGTGTGCGCTTCGGTGCCCATGCGGGCAAGCAGCTTGCCGACAGATTGGCGCCGCTGAAGCCCGATATCGTCGTCGGCGCGGCGACCCTCGGCATTCCTGTCGCCATCGAAGTCACCCGCGCACTCGGCCTCGATCACTATGTGGTCCTGCAGAAATCGCCGAAAATCCATCTCGGCGACGCGCTGACGCAGACGATCTCGTCGATCACCTCGAAGGGCGAGCAGAAGCTGATGCTCGACCGGCGATCGCTGCCGCTGCTTGCCGGCAAGCGAGTCGTGATCGTCGACGATGTCGTCGCCTCCGGTTCCAGCCTGCAGGGATCGCTCGACCTCGTGCGAAAGGCCGGAGGCATGGTCGCCGGCATCGGCGTCATCCTGACGGAGGCGCATGACTAG
- a CDS encoding M3 family metallopeptidase, with amino-acid sequence MTEGINNALFRWDGFSGLPEFDRIADTDFAAAFDWAMAEHNREIDAIAENPEAPDFVNTVEALEVSGDALSRVAAVFFTKAGAHTNPDIQKLEREIAPKLSGHYSAIGANKALFQRIDTLWQTRETLGLDEEQTRVLERHWKGFVRSGAKLEGEAQERLAAVNRRLAELGAAFGQNVLADESSWAMFLTEEDELVGLPDFLIDAMAGAAAERDRPDAHAVTLSRSIVEPFLTLSARRDLREKAFKAWTARGLSGGEHDNREIMKETLALRAEKAGLLGYENFAAMKLDNTMAKTAGAVDLLLLDVWERAVKAAEDDQHELSALAAEEGANREIEAWDWRYYAEKLKARKFSFSESEVKPYLQLEKIIEACFAVAERLYGVRAVAKPDVKSYHPDVRVYEIRDSDDTLKAIFLGDYFNRSSKRSGAWMNAMQSQHRLTLPNGTQGELPIVINVCNFAKPAEGKPALLSLDDARTLFHEFGHALHGMLSDVTYPSVSGTGVDRDFVELPSQLNEHWLTVPSVLEKYALHYATGEPMPKALMDKVLDAATFGQAFQTVEYTACAIVDMRLHTEAEPPADPVAFQNGVLNGIGMPNAIAMRHAIPHFLHIFSGDGYAAGYYSYMWSEVLDADAFEAFEETGDVFNPEVAAKLKDNILTKGGSVDAEAAYRAFRGKMPGPEAMLKGRGLL; translated from the coding sequence ATGACCGAAGGTATCAACAACGCCCTCTTCCGCTGGGACGGTTTTTCGGGACTTCCGGAATTCGACCGCATTGCCGATACCGACTTTGCTGCCGCATTTGACTGGGCCATGGCCGAGCACAATCGCGAAATCGATGCGATCGCGGAAAATCCGGAGGCGCCGGATTTCGTCAACACGGTCGAGGCACTTGAAGTCTCGGGCGATGCGCTGTCGCGGGTCGCCGCGGTATTCTTCACCAAGGCCGGCGCCCATACCAACCCGGATATCCAGAAGCTGGAACGTGAGATCGCGCCGAAACTCTCCGGCCACTATTCCGCCATCGGCGCCAACAAGGCGCTGTTCCAGCGCATCGACACGCTGTGGCAGACGCGCGAGACGCTGGGTCTCGACGAGGAACAGACGCGGGTGCTGGAGCGCCACTGGAAGGGCTTTGTCCGTTCGGGCGCGAAGCTTGAGGGCGAGGCGCAGGAGCGGCTTGCCGCCGTCAACCGCCGGCTTGCCGAACTCGGCGCCGCCTTCGGCCAGAACGTTCTCGCCGATGAGAGCAGTTGGGCGATGTTCCTCACCGAGGAGGACGAACTCGTCGGCCTTCCCGATTTTCTCATCGATGCCATGGCGGGCGCGGCTGCAGAGCGCGACCGTCCGGATGCCCACGCAGTGACGCTGTCGCGTTCGATCGTCGAGCCGTTCCTGACGCTGTCGGCGCGCCGTGACCTGCGCGAAAAGGCATTCAAGGCCTGGACGGCGCGCGGCCTTTCCGGCGGCGAGCACGACAATCGCGAGATCATGAAGGAGACGCTGGCGCTCAGGGCCGAAAAGGCGGGCCTGCTCGGATATGAAAACTTCGCCGCGATGAAGCTCGACAACACCATGGCGAAGACCGCGGGCGCTGTCGACCTGCTGCTGCTCGATGTCTGGGAGCGCGCGGTGAAAGCGGCCGAGGACGACCAGCACGAACTCTCGGCGCTGGCCGCCGAGGAAGGCGCCAACCGCGAGATCGAAGCCTGGGACTGGCGCTACTACGCCGAAAAGCTGAAGGCCCGCAAATTCTCCTTCTCCGAAAGCGAAGTGAAGCCCTATCTGCAGCTCGAAAAGATCATCGAAGCCTGCTTTGCCGTCGCCGAGCGGCTCTATGGCGTGCGCGCCGTGGCGAAGCCGGATGTCAAATCCTATCATCCCGACGTCCGCGTCTACGAGATCCGCGACAGCGACGATACGCTGAAGGCGATCTTCCTCGGCGACTATTTCAACCGCTCATCCAAACGCTCCGGCGCCTGGATGAACGCGATGCAGAGCCAGCACCGGCTGACGCTGCCGAACGGCACCCAGGGCGAGCTGCCGATCGTCATCAATGTCTGCAACTTCGCCAAGCCCGCCGAGGGCAAGCCGGCGCTGCTGTCGCTGGATGACGCGCGCACGCTGTTCCACGAATTCGGCCATGCGCTGCACGGCATGCTGTCCGATGTCACCTATCCGTCGGTTTCGGGTACCGGCGTCGACCGCGATTTTGTCGAACTGCCCTCACAGCTCAACGAACACTGGCTGACCGTGCCTTCGGTCCTCGAGAAATATGCGCTGCACTATGCGACCGGTGAGCCGATGCCCAAGGCGCTGATGGACAAGGTGCTGGATGCGGCAACCTTCGGCCAGGCCTTCCAGACGGTGGAATATACCGCCTGCGCCATCGTCGACATGCGTCTTCACACCGAAGCCGAGCCGCCGGCCGACCCAGTCGCCTTCCAGAATGGCGTGCTGAACGGCATCGGCATGCCCAACGCGATCGCCATGCGCCATGCAATACCGCATTTCCTGCACATCTTCTCGGGCGATGGCTATGCGGCTGGCTATTATTCCTACATGTGGTCGGAAGTGCTCGATGCCGATGCGTTCGAGGCCTTCGAGGAAACCGGCGATGTCTTCAACCCGGAGGTCGCGGCAAAGCTCAAGGACAATATCCTGACCAAGGGCGGCTCGGTCGATGCCGAGGCAGCCTACCGCGCCTTCCGCGGCAAGATGCCGGGTCCGGAGGCAATGCTGAAGGGACGTGGCCTGCTTTGA